From a region of the Pirellulales bacterium genome:
- the ptsP gene encoding phosphoenolpyruvate--protein phosphotransferase yields MLGQFLPAGRADHLYMQRLQGIAVSPGVAIGEALVMDTEGFRIPRRFVARDAVETELERLDAAIAAAGEEIATNRDAIHRELGQQYAAIFSAHLEMLRDPRLRSELDAMIRDRHYSPEYAVSRTLRRYAKVFQEVQSSYLAERANDIIDIEKRLLRNLLGMRREELSKITSPVVVLAHNLTPSETANLDRKLVRGFVTEVGGAGSHTAIVAEAMEIPAVVGTGPFLTDVSGGDLVIIDGDNGLVVLQPDEETIARYRHEAEQQQTIAEQLVELRDMPAETACGQRIQLLGNIEFPYEVDHCRDRGSDGVGLYRTEFLYLTSEREPTEDDHYQAYSQVIQTLGQQPVTIRTLDLGADKLNRLSSPEEERNPCLGLRSIRLSLRDLPLFRTQLRAILRASVLGNVRIMFPLITTLMELRQAKMVLADVMEDLEERGISFRRDIPVGMMVEVPAAVIMIDSFVEEVDFLSLGTNDLIQYALAVDRGNKEVASLYNSADPAVLRLIQQTLAAAQRADVPVTLCGQMSTSITYTQLLLGLGLRSFSVSPSAIPEVKKICRVTRLDHCQAIAQRAMQMEHARDIKNYLREELKKVAPEFAN; encoded by the coding sequence ATGTTAGGCCAGTTTTTGCCCGCCGGACGCGCGGATCATTTATACATGCAGAGACTTCAGGGGATAGCCGTATCACCGGGCGTCGCCATTGGCGAGGCCCTGGTCATGGACACCGAGGGATTTCGCATTCCCCGGCGATTTGTCGCACGCGACGCGGTCGAGACCGAACTCGAACGCCTCGATGCCGCCATTGCCGCCGCTGGCGAGGAAATCGCCACCAACCGCGACGCCATTCACCGCGAATTGGGCCAGCAATACGCGGCCATTTTTTCCGCCCATCTGGAAATGCTGCGCGATCCCCGCCTGCGCAGCGAACTGGACGCCATGATCCGCGACCGGCATTATTCGCCGGAATACGCCGTCAGCCGCACGCTCCGCCGCTATGCCAAGGTCTTTCAGGAAGTCCAAAGCAGCTACCTGGCCGAACGCGCTAACGACATCATCGACATCGAAAAACGCCTGCTGCGCAATTTGCTGGGCATGCGGCGGGAAGAACTTTCCAAGATCACCTCTCCCGTGGTGGTGCTGGCGCACAACCTGACCCCCAGCGAGACCGCGAATTTAGACCGCAAGCTGGTGCGTGGTTTTGTGACCGAGGTGGGAGGGGCGGGGAGCCACACGGCGATTGTCGCCGAAGCGATGGAAATTCCCGCCGTGGTGGGGACTGGCCCCTTTCTCACCGATGTCAGCGGCGGCGACCTGGTGATCATTGATGGCGACAACGGGCTGGTGGTTTTGCAGCCGGACGAGGAAACCATTGCCCGTTACCGGCACGAGGCCGAACAACAGCAAACCATCGCCGAGCAACTGGTCGAACTGCGCGACATGCCGGCCGAGACCGCCTGCGGCCAGCGAATCCAGCTTTTGGGAAATATCGAATTTCCCTACGAGGTGGATCATTGCCGGGACCGGGGAAGCGACGGCGTCGGCCTGTATCGCACCGAGTTTCTCTACCTGACCAGCGAGCGGGAACCGACCGAGGATGACCACTATCAGGCTTACTCGCAGGTGATTCAAACCCTGGGGCAGCAACCGGTCACGATCCGCACGCTCGACCTGGGGGCCGACAAACTCAATCGCCTGAGCAGCCCGGAGGAAGAACGCAATCCCTGCCTGGGCCTGCGCAGCATCCGCCTGTCGCTGCGGGATTTGCCGCTGTTTCGGACGCAGTTGCGCGCGATCCTGCGGGCCAGCGTGCTGGGAAATGTGCGCATCATGTTTCCCCTGATTACCACGCTGATGGAGCTGCGCCAGGCCAAGATGGTCCTGGCGGATGTCATGGAGGACCTGGAAGAGCGGGGTATTTCCTTTCGGCGGGATATTCCCGTCGGGATGATGGTCGAGGTGCCAGCGGCGGTGATCATGATCGACTCGTTCGTGGAGGAGGTCGATTTTTTAAGCCTGGGGACTAATGACCTGATCCAGTACGCGCTGGCCGTGGATCGGGGAAACAAAGAAGTCGCTTCCCTGTACAACTCCGCCGATCCGGCCGTGTTGCGGCTCATCCAGCAAACCCTGGCCGCGGCCCAACGGGCCGACGTTCCAGTGACGCTGTGCGGGCAAATGAGCACCAGCATCACCTACACGCAATTGCTGCTGGGGCTGGGGCTGCGCAGCTTTAGCGTATCACCCAGCGCTATTCCCGAAGTAAAAAAGATTTGCCGCGTGACGCGGCTGGACCATTGTCAGGCGATTGCCCAGCGGGCCATGCAAATGGAGCATGCCCGCGACATCAAGAACTATTTGCGCGAGGAACTGAAGAAAGTCGCGCCTGAATTTGCCAATTAA
- a CDS encoding HPr family phosphocarrier protein, whose amino-acid sequence MTPPAATRTFVVTNPQGLHARPADLLAKLAQQYPCRIEIIHGSERIDARSIINMLTLGAVEGTELRFEATGPDAEVALDAIGGLFASNFGE is encoded by the coding sequence ATGACCCCACCCGCAGCCACGCGTACCTTTGTCGTTACCAACCCGCAAGGGTTGCATGCCCGGCCGGCGGATTTGTTGGCTAAATTAGCCCAGCAATATCCTTGCCGGATAGAGATCATTCATGGTTCCGAGCGGATCGACGCCCGCAGTATTATCAATATGCTTACCCTGGGCGCGGTCGAGGGAACGGAACTACGGTTTGAGGCCACCGGACCAGACGCGGAAGTGGCCCTGGATGCGATAGGCGGGTTGTTTGCCTCCAATTTTGGCGAGTGA
- a CDS encoding PTS sugar transporter subunit IIA has product MKFADFICYPAIIPKLSANTKESVIREMSSALQAAGKFPLGELDSINKAIMKREELGSTGIGRGVAVPHSKHPSVAKLVGTVALSPSGIDFESLDGEKVQLLFLLVSPPDRPGDHLRALENISRLLRDDTFCTALKNAKSQAEIQELLEKADAQGHH; this is encoded by the coding sequence ATGAAGTTTGCCGATTTCATTTGTTATCCGGCGATTATCCCCAAACTTTCCGCCAACACCAAGGAAAGCGTCATCCGTGAGATGTCCTCAGCCTTGCAAGCCGCGGGAAAATTCCCCTTGGGAGAGTTGGATAGCATAAATAAAGCCATCATGAAACGGGAAGAGTTGGGGAGCACGGGAATTGGCCGGGGGGTGGCCGTCCCCCACAGTAAGCATCCCAGCGTTGCCAAGCTGGTGGGAACCGTGGCTCTTAGCCCCTCCGGGATAGATTTTGAAAGCCTGGACGGCGAAAAAGTGCAGTTGCTTTTTTTGCTCGTTTCGCCTCCGGATCGTCCGGGGGACCACTTGCGGGCGCTGGAAAACATCTCCCGCTTGTTGCGGGATGATACTTTTTGCACCGCCCTAAAAAACGCCAAATCCCAGGCGGAGATTCAGGAATTATTGGAAAAAGCGGACGCGCAGGGGCACCATTAG
- the raiA gene encoding ribosome-associated translation inhibitor RaiA, whose translation MQVKVSARHGHLSEANQAKIREKAEHLTHYYDRITMIQAIVDLEQQATVGVELLVSVEPSHEFVATERAGELTKALDAVMHKMEQQLRKYKEKLQDSRG comes from the coding sequence GTGCAGGTAAAAGTTTCCGCACGACATGGCCATTTAAGCGAGGCCAATCAAGCAAAAATCCGCGAAAAAGCGGAGCACTTGACCCATTATTACGACCGGATCACCATGATCCAGGCGATCGTCGATTTGGAACAGCAAGCAACCGTAGGGGTGGAGTTGCTGGTTTCGGTCGAGCCTTCGCACGAGTTTGTGGCCACGGAACGGGCCGGGGAACTCACGAAGGCCCTGGACGCGGTCATGCACAAAATGGAGCAGCAACTCCGGAAATACAAGGAAAAATTGCAGGATTCCCGCGGTTAA